Proteins found in one Vallitalea guaymasensis genomic segment:
- a CDS encoding AraC family transcriptional regulator, with protein MNSINNLNHLIPDFLHIANRYCNKNWSVPIATRNFHNLLFVVSGEGISYSKGKEYKLSSGMLIYHSPGETYGYSTSQSNPMHCYGINFHVLEAMFSGGKWITNNIEQLPFNNKSNIPSKGILNKYFEDLSTVWEEGGNNNLLKCRSIFLNILYELYTQSLLEDNIDNTIKKIKDVIVYIRKNYKSQITLGYLASLIDLNPKYFGSLFKKHTGYTPIDYLTKVRIEKAKEYLGIGYSVSETSVLVGYNDPFYFSKVFKKATGIAPREYAKKPLHFC; from the coding sequence ATGAACAGTATTAATAATCTTAATCATCTGATACCTGATTTTTTACATATAGCCAACAGATACTGTAATAAGAACTGGTCTGTTCCCATTGCAACTAGAAATTTTCATAATCTATTATTCGTTGTAAGTGGAGAGGGTATTTCTTATTCTAAGGGTAAAGAATATAAATTATCATCTGGAATGTTGATTTATCACTCGCCTGGAGAAACCTACGGCTATAGCACAAGTCAAAGCAACCCAATGCATTGTTATGGTATAAATTTTCATGTATTAGAAGCTATGTTCTCAGGTGGTAAATGGATAACCAATAATATTGAACAATTACCCTTTAATAATAAATCCAACATCCCCTCCAAAGGGATTTTGAATAAATATTTTGAGGACCTTTCGACCGTATGGGAAGAAGGAGGAAATAATAATCTACTGAAATGTCGTAGTATCTTTCTTAATATCCTCTATGAATTATATACTCAATCACTCCTAGAAGATAATATTGACAATACTATTAAAAAGATTAAGGATGTCATAGTTTATATACGTAAGAATTATAAAAGCCAAATAACTCTTGGCTATCTAGCCTCATTAATTGACCTTAATCCAAAATATTTTGGAAGCCTGTTCAAAAAACATACAGGATATACACCTATAGATTATTTAACTAAGGTAAGGATTGAAAAAGCCAAAGAGTACCTTGGTATAGGTTATAGTGTTAGTGAGACTTCTGTTTTAGTAGGATACAATGACCCTTTCTATTTCAGTAAAGTATTCAAAAAAGCAACTGGAATAGCACCTCGTGAATATGCTAAGAAACCTCTACATTTTTGCTAG
- a CDS encoding AraC family transcriptional regulator — MKAIDNNNLENIVPNIRTVIDRTGFEGWSVPTRTIQDHELVLILEGKGSFSVEGIEYPVRPGMLFYFYPDLVHSGRTCLDPPMHFLAVHFSFALTNYNDGNWTMDTESYRLPLEPVSQLQHSLKAQQALESLYKTFIEKRESYKWKLKILFQEFVYEALYDLNNPPKNYANISRVEKALNYINEHYTESISISQLCSMIKLSRGHFTKMFKSITNKTPVEYINQVRIEHSKDLLVTTSLHVKTIAVQTGFNDEFYFTRVFKQYEGCSPSQYRQGLLK; from the coding sequence ATGAAAGCTATAGATAATAACAATCTTGAAAATATCGTGCCAAATATTCGTACTGTCATTGATAGGACAGGATTCGAAGGTTGGAGTGTACCTACTAGAACAATACAGGACCATGAATTAGTTCTAATCCTTGAGGGTAAGGGAAGCTTTTCAGTTGAGGGTATAGAGTATCCTGTACGCCCAGGTATGCTTTTCTATTTTTATCCTGATCTTGTGCATTCAGGCAGAACATGTCTAGACCCTCCAATGCACTTTTTGGCTGTGCATTTTTCTTTTGCTCTTACTAATTATAATGATGGTAATTGGACAATGGATACAGAATCTTATAGATTGCCACTGGAACCTGTAAGCCAACTACAACATTCTCTGAAAGCCCAGCAAGCACTTGAATCATTATATAAAACCTTTATAGAAAAACGCGAAAGTTATAAGTGGAAACTCAAGATTCTATTTCAAGAATTTGTTTATGAAGCACTGTATGACCTTAATAATCCTCCCAAAAATTATGCAAACATATCAAGGGTTGAAAAAGCCCTTAATTATATTAATGAACACTACACAGAATCAATCAGTATATCCCAGTTATGCTCTATGATAAAACTTAGTCGTGGTCATTTTACTAAGATGTTCAAAAGTATTACCAACAAAACACCTGTAGAGTATATTAATCAAGTCAGAATTGAACATAGTAAAGACCTGCTGGTTACTACAAGTTTACATGTAAAGACTATTGCTGTACAAACAGGTTTTAATGATGAGTTTTATTTCACTCGTGTTTTCAAACAATATGAAGGTTGCAGTCCCTCACAATATAGACAAGGACTCTTAAAATAA
- a CDS encoding heme NO-binding domain-containing protein — MKGTVVSTWIKTCRKQYSENIINEALENLGWKANQTFSPLEDVEDTRVFKLFSTIASKVNVSEDKLWKSIGKDNIRTFQQDYPGFFHHDNLYHFLKSMDDVHSVVMKRIKGAKPPKLQFKAISRREVIFTYNSHRGMFDYFMGLVEGAAEYFNEQIEIKQLEKNENQLKLKLTFQEDIQYKKSYIMNKILSFGFIKDVHLKISILTAILSGLFLQLVLVFFNVRDSHILTTVSIIAISLFSVYLSSKILYRPYKEIIKEVKNFSNKDYTVLTRIETKDQFEEIFNEINTYKTNIRRDFVGFKGLVDEMNTFTNSISKFAEKMGNTSDEISDVVEQLATAAVSQAEETEHSIYTLNDNVDQINNIAGEEQNNKTELEGSVDQIDNSFKEVESTATEINMLLDRFKQVQDNGLRLKSKAEQITEIVSIVSAISGQTNLLALNASIEAARAGEAGKGFAVVADEVRNLSEETNDAVEKIKNNLSEFVSEIEKLVEDVASQYNVLVKENSSLGQAVEASSVANVNINTVADKMIDTSKRLENEANSMSKVFQNIESLAAIAEENSASAEEVSANVTDYTVHIKGITDSISTFKEMTLDFKDEISQYRI, encoded by the coding sequence GTGAAAGGAACAGTCGTATCAACATGGATCAAAACCTGTAGAAAACAATATTCAGAAAATATAATTAACGAAGCTTTAGAAAATCTAGGATGGAAAGCTAACCAAACGTTTTCACCATTGGAGGATGTGGAAGACACAAGGGTGTTTAAACTTTTTTCTACTATAGCTTCAAAAGTTAATGTTAGTGAAGATAAGTTATGGAAATCAATAGGGAAGGATAATATTAGAACTTTCCAGCAGGATTATCCAGGATTTTTCCATCATGATAATCTATATCATTTTCTAAAATCAATGGATGATGTACATAGTGTTGTCATGAAAAGAATAAAAGGTGCAAAACCACCAAAATTACAGTTTAAGGCTATATCCAGGAGAGAAGTTATTTTTACTTATAATTCTCATAGAGGTATGTTTGATTATTTTATGGGATTAGTCGAAGGTGCAGCAGAATACTTTAATGAACAAATAGAAATTAAGCAGCTTGAAAAGAATGAAAATCAACTAAAATTGAAATTGACTTTCCAAGAAGATATACAATACAAGAAATCATATATAATGAATAAAATTTTATCCTTTGGATTTATAAAAGACGTACATCTAAAGATTTCAATATTGACAGCTATACTAAGTGGACTATTTCTACAATTGGTCTTAGTATTCTTTAATGTACGTGATTCACATATTTTAACTACTGTCAGTATAATAGCAATCAGTCTTTTCTCGGTTTATTTATCATCCAAGATACTGTATAGACCATATAAAGAGATTATAAAGGAAGTTAAGAACTTCAGTAATAAAGATTATACTGTACTGACTAGAATAGAGACAAAAGACCAATTTGAAGAGATTTTCAATGAAATCAATACTTACAAAACTAATATAAGAAGAGATTTTGTTGGTTTCAAAGGATTAGTAGATGAAATGAACACATTCACCAACAGTATTTCAAAGTTTGCTGAGAAAATGGGCAATACTTCAGATGAAATATCAGATGTAGTTGAACAGTTGGCAACAGCGGCAGTAAGCCAAGCTGAAGAAACAGAACATTCCATATATACTTTGAATGATAATGTTGACCAAATCAATAATATCGCTGGTGAAGAACAAAACAATAAAACTGAATTAGAAGGTTCTGTGGACCAAATAGACAATAGCTTCAAAGAGGTAGAATCCACAGCTACAGAGATCAATATGTTATTAGACCGTTTCAAACAAGTACAAGATAATGGATTAAGGTTAAAAAGCAAAGCTGAACAGATTACAGAAATCGTTTCAATCGTATCAGCAATATCTGGTCAAACTAATCTTCTTGCACTTAATGCATCAATAGAAGCTGCTAGAGCTGGTGAAGCTGGCAAAGGTTTTGCAGTAGTAGCTGATGAGGTAAGAAACCTTTCAGAAGAGACTAATGACGCAGTTGAAAAGATAAAGAATAATCTTAGTGAGTTTGTTAGTGAAATAGAGAAACTAGTAGAAGATGTTGCTTCTCAGTATAATGTATTGGTTAAGGAGAATTCAAGTCTAGGTCAAGCCGTTGAAGCTTCCAGTGTAGCTAATGTCAATATCAATACGGTTGCAGATAAAATGATAGATACATCAAAAAGACTAGAAAATGAAGCCAACTCAATGTCAAAAGTGTTCCAAAACATAGAGTCATTAGCAGCTATTGCAGAAGAAAACTCAGCTTCAGCAGAAGAAGTTAGTGCTAATGTAACAGATTATACAGTACATATAAAAGGTATTACAGATAGTATAAGCACTTTCAAGGAAATGACATTAGATTTTAAGGATGAGATATCACAGTATAGAATATAA
- a CDS encoding uroporphyrinogen decarboxylase family protein has product MNSKQIIKDVIEFNSPKRIGMDFNKPHQDDIACISVTKLINPLYEHQKEWGYYEDALREVPDFQGEVRRDPYGNIYGRLEEKTKGECIKGALQEGWEYLDTYELPKYNEAYEEEVKSIISKNEDKYLLGTLSVAVFSTIRDLRKIDNLLMDVILEKDNVIKVLKKIEKLLLELIDKAGSLGFDGVIVYDDWGTQTALLINPVLWRELFKPIYARIVKDAHYKGLHFFVHSCGYVYDIIEDFIEIGVDVLQFDQPELVGINKLSDKFGGRVTFWSPVDIQKVMATGDKEYIQRSAEKMMTEFGSYGGGFIAKDYPTWEDIDVKEEWAQWARDVFLGKSKLDDID; this is encoded by the coding sequence ATGAATAGTAAACAGATTATAAAAGATGTCATAGAATTTAATTCACCCAAGAGAATAGGTATGGATTTCAATAAACCTCATCAAGATGATATAGCATGCATATCGGTAACCAAATTGATTAATCCTCTATATGAACATCAAAAGGAATGGGGATATTATGAGGATGCCCTCAGAGAAGTACCTGATTTTCAAGGAGAGGTAAGAAGAGATCCATATGGTAATATTTACGGACGATTAGAGGAAAAAACTAAGGGAGAATGTATTAAGGGAGCTTTGCAGGAAGGTTGGGAATATCTAGATACCTATGAACTACCCAAATATAATGAGGCTTATGAAGAGGAAGTAAAAAGCATAATCAGCAAAAACGAAGATAAATATCTGTTGGGTACATTATCTGTAGCAGTTTTTTCTACCATTAGAGATTTAAGAAAAATAGATAATCTGCTGATGGACGTCATTCTAGAGAAAGATAATGTAATAAAAGTATTAAAAAAGATAGAAAAATTACTTCTTGAGCTTATTGATAAAGCAGGGTCATTAGGTTTTGATGGTGTCATTGTCTATGATGATTGGGGAACCCAAACGGCATTACTTATTAATCCAGTATTATGGAGAGAACTATTCAAACCTATTTATGCCAGAATTGTAAAAGACGCTCATTATAAAGGACTACATTTCTTTGTTCATTCATGTGGATATGTATACGATATCATTGAAGATTTTATAGAAATTGGTGTTGACGTTTTACAATTTGATCAACCTGAACTAGTAGGCATCAATAAATTATCTGACAAATTTGGTGGAAGAGTAACTTTCTGGTCACCTGTGGATATTCAAAAAGTTATGGCTACTGGAGATAAGGAATACATACAAAGGAGTGCAGAAAAAATGATGACTGAATTTGGAAGTTATGGTGGAGGATTTATTGCTAAGGATTATCCCACTTGGGAAGATATAGATGTCAAAGAAGAATGGGCTCAATGGGCTAGAGATGTATTTTTGGGTAAAAGCAAATTGGATGATATAGATTAA